A section of the Telopea speciosissima isolate NSW1024214 ecotype Mountain lineage chromosome 3, Tspe_v1, whole genome shotgun sequence genome encodes:
- the LOC122655306 gene encoding uncharacterized protein LOC122655306 — translation MKKRLDIVQRESKFCMVYPASTNQFAVQDGRYKFVVNLENSYCDCGVWGATGLSYKHSTTAINYKREKIEDYCHLYFTVQTYLKAHHTMIHPLPDVSLLDDDDDNPVLQPPPLKWLPSRPYKNRRKEPGEQSSQDIRKLNKSVRCDFYKEIGHNRRSYQRALVAEKGSSSKKRSRSKGKQKSNKHGETR, via the exons ATGAAGAAGAGGTTGGACATAGTACAAAGGGAGTCCAAATTTTGTATGGTTTATCCTGCATCCACAAATCAATTTGCGGTACAAGATGGGAGGTACAAGTTTGTGGTTAATTTGGAGAATAGTTATTGTGATTGTGGAGTCTGGGGTGCTACAGGGCTATCTTACAAACATAGTACAACAGCAATTAATTATAAGAGAGAAAAGATTGAGGATTACTGTCATTTATATTTCACAGTACAAACATATCTTAAAGCACATCATACCATGATCCACCCATTACCAGATGTAAGCctattggatgatgatgatgacaatcCTGTCTTGCAGCCTCCACCATTGAAGTGGTTACCTAGTAGACCATacaagaatagaagaaaggaaCCTGGTGAACAATCCTCTCAGGATATTAGAAAGTTGAATAAAAGTGTCAGATGTGATTTCTATAAGGAAATAGGGCACAATAGGAGGAGTTATCAAAGAGCTCTAGTAGCTGAGAAGGGTTCTTCTTCTAAGAAGAGATCAAGGTCCAAG GGAAAGCAGAAGAGTAATAAACATGGTGAAACCAGATAA